One genomic segment of Acanthochromis polyacanthus isolate Apoly-LR-REF ecotype Palm Island chromosome 9, KAUST_Apoly_ChrSc, whole genome shotgun sequence includes these proteins:
- the vps4b gene encoding vacuolar protein sorting-associated protein 4B isoform X2, translating to MATNNNLQKAIDLASKAAQEDKAQNYEEALRLYQAAVQYFLHVVKYEAQGDKAKQSIRAKCAEYLDRAEKLKEYLKKKEKAPPAKPVKESQSDDKGNESDEGDDPEKKKFQNQLSGAIVMEKPNIKWNDVAGLEGAKEALKEAVILPIKFPHLFTGKRTPWRGILLFGPPGTGKSYLAKAVATEANNSVFFSISSSDLVSKWLGESEKLVKNLFSLARENKPSIIFIDEIDSLCGSRSENESEAARRIKTEFLVQMQGVGNDNEGVLVLGATNIPWTLDSAIRRRFEKRIYIPLPEEHARSFMFKLNLGSTPNSLTDSDFVTLGKKTDGYSGADISIIVRDALMQPVRKVQSATHFKRVRGASRTDPNVIVDDLLTPCSPGDPNAIEMTWMEVPGEKLLEPVVCMGDMLRSQSNTKPTVNEQDLEKLKKFTEDFGQEG from the exons ATGGCTACTAACAATAATTTACAG aaagcCATTGATCTTGCCAGCAAGGCGGCTCAGGAGGATAAAGCTCAGAACTACGAGGAGGCTCTGCGCCTGTACCAAGCTGCTGTTCAGTACTTCCTCCATGTGGTAAAAT ATGAAGCCCAGGGCGACAAAGCTAAACAGAGCATCAGGGCAAAATGTGCTGAATACTTGGACAGAGCAGAGAAACTGAAGGAgtatctgaagaagaaagagaaagctCCCCCTGCCAAGCCTGTTAAAGAGTCACAGTCTGATGACAAAGG GAATGAAAGTGATGAGGGTGATGatccagagaagaagaagtttcAAAATCAACTCTCAG GTGCAATTGTTATGGAAAAACCAAATATCAAATGGAACGATGTTGCTGGTTTAGAGGGAGCCAAGGAGGCACTGAAAGAAGCTGTTATTCTTCCAATCAAATTCCCCCACCTTTTCACAG GAAAGAGAACTCCATGGAGGGGGATCCTGCTCTTTGGGCCTCCAGGTACAGGAAAGTCCTACCTGGCTAAAGCTGTTGCCACAGAGGCAAACAACTCAGTCTTCTTCTCGATCTCCTCGTCTGACCTTGTCTCCAAATGGCTGGGAGAGAGTGAAAA GTTGGTGAAGAATCTTTTCAGCCTTGCAAGGGAGAATAAGCCATCTATCATCTTCATTGATGAGATCGACTCCCTGTGTGGGTCAAGAAGTGAGAATGAGAGCGAAGCCGCTCGTCGTATTAAGACAGAGTTCCTGGTTCAGATGCAGG GTGTGGGGAATGACAATGAGGGAGTGCTGGTCCTGGGAGCAACAAACATCCCATGGACTCTCGACTCTGCCATCAGAAGAAG GTTTGAGAAGAGGATCTACATCCCGCTGCCTGAAGAACACGCCCGCTCCTTCATGTTCAAGCTCAATCTGGGCTCCACCCCCAACAGCCTCACTGATTCTGACTTTGTCACTCTGGGCAAAAAGACAGATGGATACTCAGGAGCAGATATCAGCATTATTGTCAGAGACGCTCTCATGCAGCCTGTTCGAAAAGTCCAGTCAGCAACCCATTTCAAACGG GTGCGAGGTGCATCAAGAACCGACCCCAACGTTATTGTAGATGACCTATTGACTCCCTGCTCACCAGGCGATCCCAACGCAATTGAAATGACTTGGATGGAGGTCCCTGGGGAGAAGCTATTGGAACCTGTAGTATGCATG GGTGACATGCTGAGGTCTCAGTCCAACACAAAGCCAACAGTTAACGAACAGGATCTGGAGAAGCTGAAAAAATTCACAGAGGATTTTGGACAGGAAGGCTAG
- the kdsr gene encoding 3-ketodihydrosphingosine reductase produces the protein MSSEEGFSSTITDWLFINSWWLLLPFIMLLVVAAFIVAFVLLLYMISPLISPKPLKLNGAHVVVTGGSSGIGKCIAVECYRQGAFITLVARDEDKLLQAKKEVEKFAINDKQVVLCISVDVSSDYSQVENVIKQAQEKLGPVDMLVNCAGTSISGKFEEVEVDRFKKLMEVNYLGSVYPTRAVITTMKERRMGRIMFVSSQAGQIGLFGYTAYSPSKFALRGLAESLQMEIKPYNIYVTVAYPPDTDTPGLAEENKTKPLETRLISETAGVCQPDQVAKIVVRDAVQGNFNSSVGPDGYMLSALTCGMSPVTSITEGLQQIVTMGLFRTIALFYLGSFDSIVRRCMIQREQSKAADKRE, from the exons ATGTCCTCTGAAGAAGGATTCAGCTCCACGATCACAGATTGGCTTTTCATCAATTCCTGGTGGCTCCTTCTGCCATTCATCATGCTTCTTGTAGTCGCTGCCTTCATCGTTGcctttgtgttgttgttataCATGATATCGCCCCTTATTAGTCCAAAGCCTCTGAAACTGAACGGGGCCCACGTCGTG GTGACCGGAGGCTCAAGTGGGATTGGGAAATGCATTGCAGTTGAGTGCTACAGGCAAGGAGCATTCATCACTTTGGTGGCACGAGACGAG GATAAATTGCTTCAAGCAAAGAAAGAGGTGGAGAAATTTGCCATCAATGACAAGCAG gtgGTGCTCTGCATATCAGTGGATGTTTCCAGTGATTATAGTCAGGTGGAAAATGTGATAAAACAG GCTCAAGAGAAGCTGGGACCTGTTGACATGCTTGTGAACTGTGCTGGAACATCCATTTCTGGAAAGTTTGAGGAAGTGGAGGTGGATCGTTTTAAA AAACTGATGGAGGTGAACTACCTGGGCAGCGTTTACCCCACACGAGCCGTGATAACCACCATGAAGGAGCGACGGATGGGCCGCATCATGTTCGTGTCCTCCCAGGCGGGACAGATCGGTCTGTTCGGATACACGGCCTACTCCCCATCCAAGTTTGCGCTGCGCGGCTTAGCAGAGTCGCTGCAGATGGAG ATAAAGCCATACAATATCTATGTGACGGTGGCATATCCTCCTGACACCGACACTCCTGGGCTGGCTGAAGAGAACAAGACAAAG CCTCTAGAGACCAGATTAATCTCTGAAACCGCTGGAGTTTGTCAACCAGACCAAGTGGCTAAAATCGTTGTTCGGGACGCAGTG CAGGGGAACTTCAACAGCTCTGTTGGTCCCGATGGTTACATGCTGTCAGCCCTCACCTGTGGAATGTCACCCGTCACCTCCATCACAGAAGGTCTCCAGCAG ATCGTCACCATGGGCTTATTTCGGACCATCGCTCTCTTCTACCTGGGGAGCTTTGACAGCATCGTACGCCGCTGCATGATTCAAAGAGAGCAGTCGAAAGCAGCTGACAAGAGGGAGTAA